One Shewanella sp. MR-4 DNA window includes the following coding sequences:
- a CDS encoding S24 family peptidase: MIRTLRQHLYLNDFIHLTADYSELRTSLDDLLVLHPCATWFGVAQGDSMRDEGIYDGDVLIIDRQVNASQGAVIVAQLNGEFICKIFDKKRRILLSANPQYHAVPIRDCDSFSVEGVVIRSIRMHFQSSLLGLWSCTP, encoded by the coding sequence GTGATTCGAACACTGAGGCAACATCTCTACCTCAATGATTTTATTCATCTTACCGCAGACTACTCTGAGCTTAGAACAAGCCTCGATGACCTACTGGTATTACACCCTTGCGCAACCTGGTTTGGTGTCGCCCAAGGGGACTCGATGCGAGATGAAGGGATATATGATGGGGATGTATTAATTATTGACCGACAAGTTAACGCATCCCAGGGAGCCGTTATCGTTGCACAGCTGAATGGCGAGTTTATCTGCAAAATTTTTGATAAAAAACGCAGAATATTGCTGTCTGCCAATCCGCAATACCATGCCGTGCCGATACGAGATTGCGACTCTTTTAGTGTAGAAGGTGTTGTTATTCGTTCGATTAGAATGCATTTTCAATCCTCGTTACTGGGCCTGTGGTCATGTACGCCTTAG
- a CDS encoding DUF938 domain-containing protein, translated as MFQDPQTPPSLLLFSQACENNKGPILAVLQTAFASAKQVLEIGSGTGQHAVYFAENLPQLFWQTSDQADYLEGISARCHQQGHQKGINNLGLPFALDVTQPWPINNTRIDAVFSANTLHIMSQTMVEAFFAGLGQYLPQLNTLCIYGPFNYQGKFTSDSNRQFDQYLKQRDSESGIRDIEWIIQLAQAQAFTLVADTAMPANNRLLHFSKRATD; from the coding sequence ATGTTTCAGGATCCTCAAACGCCGCCTAGCTTGCTGCTTTTTTCTCAAGCCTGTGAAAATAACAAAGGGCCAATACTCGCCGTGCTACAAACCGCCTTTGCCAGCGCCAAACAGGTGCTGGAAATTGGCAGCGGCACGGGACAACATGCCGTTTATTTTGCTGAAAATCTGCCTCAGCTTTTCTGGCAAACCAGCGATCAAGCCGATTACCTTGAGGGCATTAGCGCAAGATGCCACCAACAAGGGCATCAAAAAGGCATCAACAACCTCGGCTTGCCCTTCGCACTCGATGTCACCCAACCTTGGCCCATCAATAACACCCGCATCGACGCCGTGTTTAGCGCCAATACCTTGCATATTATGAGTCAAACCATGGTTGAAGCCTTTTTTGCTGGCTTGGGTCAATACCTACCACAACTCAATACCCTCTGCATTTACGGCCCTTTTAACTACCAAGGCAAGTTTACCAGCGACAGCAATCGTCAATTCGATCAGTATTTAAAACAAAGAGACAGTGAGAGTGGTATTCGGGACATAGAATGGATTATTCAGCTCGCCCAAGCGCAAGCCTTCACATTGGTTGCTGATACCGCAATGCCCGCCAATAATCGGCTACTGCATTTTTCAAAACGTGCCACAGACTGA
- a CDS encoding NAD(P)/FAD-dependent oxidoreductase, producing MSAKRCASYYNATIKQESDYPELEGDIRVDVAIIGGGFTGVATAVELSEKGYQVALLEANKIAWGATGRNGGQVTGSLSGDAAMTKQLRRQLGQEAEDYVWNLRWRGHDIIKSRVAKYGIDCDLKFGHIQTAYRPAHMVELQQMFDEANRRGMGELMTLVPAQEMPAYLASPLYHGGLVNRRNMHLHSVNLCLGEARAAASLGAQIFEHSQVLDIQQGELATVLTPKGRVKASSVLIAGNAYHKLGRPQLRGMIFPASLGNCATAQLPPELAKQLNPQDLAVYDCRFVLDYYRLTADNRLMFGGGTNYSGRDPKNVAAELRPAIERTFPQLKGVDIEFAWAGMAGIVINRIPQLGKIAPNIFYCQGYSGHGVATSHIMAEIMGQAIDGQMREFDLFAAMRHIRIPLNEWFGNQALALGMLYYTLRENWR from the coding sequence ATGTCTGCTAAACGCTGCGCGTCTTATTACAATGCCACCATCAAACAAGAGTCTGATTATCCAGAACTTGAAGGCGATATTCGGGTCGATGTGGCCATTATCGGCGGCGGGTTTACCGGTGTGGCAACGGCGGTGGAATTGTCTGAAAAGGGTTACCAAGTGGCGCTACTTGAGGCCAATAAGATTGCCTGGGGCGCCACAGGGCGAAATGGCGGCCAAGTGACGGGGAGTTTGTCCGGCGATGCCGCCATGACCAAGCAATTACGGCGTCAGCTTGGTCAGGAGGCCGAAGATTATGTGTGGAACCTTCGCTGGCGCGGCCACGATATCATCAAAAGCAGAGTGGCGAAGTATGGCATTGATTGTGATTTAAAATTTGGCCATATCCAAACGGCGTATCGCCCCGCACATATGGTCGAGTTACAGCAAATGTTCGATGAAGCCAATCGCCGTGGCATGGGGGAATTGATGACCTTAGTGCCAGCGCAGGAGATGCCCGCCTACTTAGCTTCGCCCTTGTACCACGGTGGGCTGGTCAATCGACGCAATATGCATCTGCATTCGGTGAATTTATGTCTTGGTGAGGCGCGAGCCGCGGCTTCATTGGGCGCGCAGATTTTTGAACATTCACAGGTGCTGGATATTCAGCAAGGAGAGCTTGCAACTGTGCTCACGCCAAAGGGCAGGGTGAAGGCAAGCAGTGTGCTTATCGCCGGTAATGCCTATCACAAATTGGGCCGACCTCAGCTGCGGGGCATGATATTTCCCGCTTCCCTTGGCAATTGCGCGACAGCTCAATTACCGCCAGAGCTGGCTAAGCAACTCAATCCGCAGGATTTAGCCGTGTATGATTGCCGCTTTGTGCTGGATTATTACCGCTTAACGGCCGATAACCGTTTGATGTTTGGGGGCGGTACCAATTACAGCGGTCGCGATCCTAAAAATGTTGCCGCCGAGCTGCGTCCGGCGATTGAACGCACTTTCCCCCAGTTAAAAGGCGTTGACATTGAATTTGCCTGGGCTGGCATGGCGGGGATAGTGATTAACCGTATTCCCCAGCTGGGCAAGATAGCGCCGAATATCTTCTATTGTCAGGGATATTCCGGCCATGGCGTGGCGACTTCCCATATTATGGCCGAGATCATGGGGCAGGCGATCGATGGTCAAATGCGAGAGTTCGATCTCTTTGCCGCCATGCGTCATATTCGGATCCCATTGAATGAATGGTTTGGTAATCAGGCCCTTGCGCTAGGGATGTTGTATTACACCCTGAGGGAAAACTGGCGCTAA
- a CDS encoding LysR substrate-binding domain-containing protein → MYLWDGISEFVAVAEAENFTLAAQRLNVSTAHVSRQIGALENRLGTKLFYRTTRKVSLTEEGTIYYRHCRQLQTGLEEAERAITDLKGSPQGLVKLTAPVAYGEKFIMPLLNDFMVQYPSVEFNVDLTNRTLDLIEGGYDLAIRLGKLADSSLMAKPLSSRTHYVAASPSYVEKYGEPHTLSELNQHNCLIGNHNYWRFIENGRERNIKVRGNLICNSGYALRDAALKGIGIVQLPDYYIEEDIHAGRLISFLDAHREAKEGIWALYPQNRHLSAKVRVLVDYLAEKLAMENT, encoded by the coding sequence ATGTACCTTTGGGATGGCATATCAGAATTTGTAGCAGTGGCCGAGGCCGAGAACTTTACCTTGGCCGCACAGCGCCTCAATGTGTCCACCGCCCACGTGAGTCGGCAAATCGGTGCGCTGGAAAATCGCCTCGGCACTAAGCTGTTTTACCGTACGACTCGCAAGGTATCGCTTACCGAAGAAGGCACGATTTATTATCGTCATTGCCGCCAATTGCAAACAGGCCTCGAGGAGGCCGAGCGGGCAATTACCGATCTAAAAGGTTCGCCCCAAGGATTGGTAAAACTCACCGCGCCCGTGGCCTATGGCGAAAAATTTATCATGCCGTTACTCAATGATTTTATGGTGCAATATCCCAGCGTCGAATTTAATGTCGACTTGACCAACAGAACCTTAGATTTGATTGAAGGCGGTTACGATTTAGCCATTCGCCTTGGCAAACTCGCCGACTCCAGCCTGATGGCCAAACCCTTGAGTAGCCGCACCCATTATGTGGCCGCCTCGCCCAGTTACGTTGAAAAATACGGTGAGCCCCACACGCTTTCGGAGTTAAATCAACATAATTGCCTGATCGGGAATCACAATTACTGGCGCTTTATTGAAAATGGCCGTGAGCGCAATATTAAGGTACGTGGCAACCTTATCTGCAACAGCGGTTACGCCCTGCGGGATGCGGCATTAAAGGGCATAGGAATAGTGCAACTCCCTGATTATTATATTGAGGAAGATATTCATGCAGGCCGACTCATCTCCTTTCTCGACGCGCACCGTGAAGCCAAAGAAGGCATTTGGGCGCTCTATCCGCAGAATCGTCACCTGAGCGCCAAAGTAAGGGTATTAGTGGATTATCTCGCGGAAAAACTGGCGATGGAGAATACGTAG
- a CDS encoding S-(hydroxymethyl)glutathione dehydrogenase/class III alcohol dehydrogenase, whose product MSNEKPQFIKSKAAVAWGPGQPLKIEEVDVMLPKAGEVLVRIVATGVCHTDAFTLSGDDPEGVFPAILGHEGGGIVEQVGEGVTSVQVGDHVIPLYTPECGECKFCLSGKTNLCQKIRATQGKGLMPDGTTRFYKDGQPIFHYMGCSTFSEYTVLPEISLAKVNKTAPLEEICLLGCGVTTGMGAVMNTAKVEEGATVAIFGLGGIGLSAIIGATMAKASRIIAIDINESKFELARKLGATDCINPKHFDKPIQEVIVEMTDGGVDYSFECIGNVNVMRSALECCHKGWGESVIIGVAGAGQEISTRPFQLVTGRVWRGSAFGGVKGRSQLPKIVEQYLAGEFKLDDFITHTMGLEQVNEAFDLMHEGKSIRSVIHFDK is encoded by the coding sequence ATGTCGAACGAAAAACCACAGTTTATCAAGTCAAAGGCCGCCGTGGCCTGGGGGCCGGGACAGCCGCTCAAGATTGAAGAAGTCGATGTGATGTTACCTAAAGCCGGCGAAGTATTAGTTCGCATCGTGGCGACTGGGGTGTGCCATACCGATGCGTTTACCTTAAGTGGTGACGATCCAGAAGGCGTATTCCCAGCGATCCTCGGTCATGAGGGCGGTGGTATTGTTGAGCAAGTGGGCGAAGGCGTGACCAGCGTGCAGGTGGGCGATCATGTGATCCCTCTTTACACGCCAGAATGCGGCGAATGTAAATTCTGTTTATCGGGTAAAACAAACCTGTGCCAGAAGATCCGTGCGACCCAAGGCAAAGGTTTAATGCCAGATGGCACCACGCGTTTCTATAAAGATGGCCAGCCCATTTTCCATTACATGGGCTGTTCTACCTTCTCTGAATACACTGTATTGCCTGAAATTTCATTGGCTAAGGTTAATAAAACTGCGCCATTAGAAGAGATCTGTCTGCTAGGTTGTGGTGTGACGACAGGTATGGGCGCCGTAATGAACACCGCTAAGGTGGAAGAAGGCGCGACCGTGGCGATTTTCGGCCTAGGTGGTATCGGTCTTTCGGCCATTATTGGTGCGACCATGGCTAAAGCCAGCCGGATTATTGCCATCGATATTAACGAATCTAAATTCGAACTTGCCCGTAAGTTAGGTGCAACCGATTGTATTAATCCGAAACATTTCGACAAACCCATTCAAGAGGTGATTGTCGAGATGACCGATGGGGGCGTGGATTACTCCTTCGAATGTATCGGTAATGTCAATGTGATGCGCAGCGCGCTTGAGTGTTGCCACAAGGGCTGGGGCGAATCAGTGATCATTGGTGTTGCGGGCGCAGGGCAGGAGATCTCCACCCGTCCATTCCAACTGGTGACGGGCCGTGTATGGCGCGGTTCTGCCTTCGGTGGCGTGAAAGGACGCTCGCAATTACCTAAAATCGTTGAACAATACCTTGCAGGTGAGTTTAAGCTCGATGACTTTATCACCCACACTATGGGACTTGAGCAAGTCAACGAAGCCTTCGACTTGATGCATGAAGGCAAGAGCATTCGCAGCGTGATCCATTTCGATAAATAA
- the fghA gene encoding S-formylglutathione hydrolase: MTIENISCNKSFGGWHKQYRHQSQALNCEMRFAIYLPPEAANKPVPVLYWLSGLTCTDENFMQKAGAQRIAAQLGMAIVAPDTSPRGDDVADAPDKAYDLGLGAGFYLNATRAPWNRHYKMYDYIVHELPALIEANFPVTGQRAISGHSMGGHGALVIGLTNPHRYSSISAFSPISNPSNAPWGIKAFTEYLGENREHWRQYDACELLKLAINEVPVLVDQGDADSFLEAQLMPQTLSDIAKAKGYPLDLRMQAGYDHSYYFIASFIEEHLKFHSLYFK, from the coding sequence ATGACCATAGAAAATATCAGCTGTAACAAGAGTTTTGGTGGTTGGCACAAACAGTATCGCCATCAATCTCAGGCGCTGAATTGCGAGATGCGCTTTGCGATTTACCTGCCACCCGAGGCGGCCAACAAACCTGTGCCTGTGTTGTATTGGCTATCGGGTCTCACCTGTACCGACGAAAACTTTATGCAGAAGGCGGGCGCGCAGCGTATTGCAGCTCAGTTGGGAATGGCTATCGTCGCCCCCGATACGAGTCCTCGTGGCGATGATGTTGCCGATGCACCGGATAAAGCCTATGACTTAGGTCTTGGCGCGGGGTTTTATTTAAACGCGACCAGAGCGCCTTGGAATCGCCACTATAAAATGTACGACTATATAGTGCATGAGCTGCCAGCGCTGATTGAAGCGAATTTCCCCGTAACCGGGCAGCGCGCCATCTCTGGCCACTCCATGGGCGGGCACGGCGCGTTAGTGATAGGGTTAACCAATCCCCACAGATACAGTTCAATCTCGGCCTTTAGTCCTATCAGCAATCCAAGCAATGCGCCTTGGGGGATTAAAGCCTTTACCGAGTATTTAGGGGAAAATCGTGAGCACTGGCGCCAATATGACGCCTGTGAGTTGCTAAAACTGGCGATTAACGAAGTGCCTGTGTTAGTCGACCAAGGTGATGCCGACAGCTTTTTAGAGGCGCAGCTGATGCCACAGACGCTTAGTGATATCGCCAAAGCAAAAGGCTATCCCTTAGATTTACGTATGCAGGCGGGGTACGACCATAGCTATTACTTTATTGCGAGCTTTATTGAAGAGCACCTTAAATTCCATAGCTTGTATTTTAAATAA
- a CDS encoding trypsin-like serine protease — translation MKWMFVLLLAITSTANAMIIRHDVDDAKYQAAAHVANELTVGNKVQFKTHFYPIKDVIKHPLWKERHFPYDIALVQLASPIEDATLARLNHATTETGKIATFVGRGDYGNGLVGVAGADKQLRAAHNAVVGVQEQWLQFIFDRDANALPLEGISGPGDSGGPAYLISADSVCLIGVSSWQNAESTNWEEGKYGVIEHYSRISYFRDWIEQTLFQASKIVLAGCSDS, via the coding sequence ATGAAATGGATGTTCGTACTGTTACTGGCGATAACCAGTACCGCCAATGCCATGATTATCAGGCATGATGTGGATGACGCGAAATATCAAGCGGCGGCGCACGTGGCTAATGAGCTAACGGTCGGCAATAAGGTGCAATTTAAAACGCATTTTTACCCGATTAAAGACGTGATAAAACATCCACTTTGGAAAGAAAGGCACTTTCCCTACGATATTGCCTTGGTTCAATTGGCTTCTCCCATTGAGGATGCAACACTCGCTAGATTGAATCATGCCACAACCGAAACGGGCAAAATCGCCACCTTCGTCGGACGTGGCGATTATGGTAATGGACTGGTGGGCGTTGCGGGGGCCGACAAACAATTACGCGCGGCACACAATGCCGTGGTCGGGGTGCAGGAGCAATGGTTGCAATTTATCTTTGACCGTGACGCGAATGCCTTACCATTGGAGGGGATAAGTGGCCCAGGAGATTCTGGTGGCCCCGCGTATCTCATCTCGGCCGATTCAGTTTGTCTTATCGGTGTCAGTTCATGGCAAAATGCCGAGTCAACCAATTGGGAAGAGGGCAAGTATGGCGTGATTGAACATTACTCACGTATTTCCTACTTTCGGGATTGGATTGAGCAAACCTTATTTCAGGCATCAAAGATTGTGCTCGCTGGCTGCTCTGATAGCTAA
- a CDS encoding YdbL family protein has product MKSMPLKTLLRKPTLLLLLGLSLFSLNAFAMSLQEAKSQGYLGEQLNGYLGLVQNNSEAKAVMDDVNNKRRAHYETIAKKNNISAADVAKLAGEKAIAATDKGNYVQNAQGKWVKK; this is encoded by the coding sequence ATGAAATCAATGCCACTCAAAACCCTGCTACGAAAGCCAACATTACTGCTGTTGCTCGGCCTGAGTTTATTCAGCTTAAATGCCTTTGCCATGTCACTACAGGAAGCCAAATCCCAAGGTTACTTAGGTGAGCAGCTCAATGGCTATCTGGGCCTAGTGCAAAATAATAGCGAGGCCAAAGCCGTGATGGACGATGTGAACAACAAACGCCGCGCCCATTACGAGACCATCGCGAAAAAGAACAATATCTCCGCCGCCGATGTGGCCAAACTTGCCGGTGAAAAAGCCATCGCCGCCACAGATAAAGGCAACTATGTGCAAAACGCCCAAGGAAAATGGGTTAAAAAGTAG
- a CDS encoding YnbE family lipoprotein yields the protein MKIIQLQQVSLGALLLLAALQGCAPTVKIEPPDKPIVINLNVKIEHEIKIKVDKELDQLLSDDKLF from the coding sequence GTGAAGATCATTCAATTACAGCAAGTGAGTTTAGGTGCATTGCTGCTACTGGCGGCATTGCAAGGCTGTGCGCCAACGGTAAAGATTGAGCCGCCTGACAAACCGATTGTGATTAATCTCAATGTGAAAATTGAACACGAGATAAAAATCAAAGTGGATAAGGAGCTAGATCAGCTTCTATCAGATGATAAGTTGTTCTAA
- a CDS encoding YdbH domain-containing protein — translation MVNTPTSPDQETAEHAHQAMPQEATAAAAPDSAAYRRSSTLKKRLKQSLIATTVAGLLAGAALTIWIINSQTEALILRVANYALSGMDGELSDIRLGPMGLEHWHIRSASLRVHDSHLVINNLDIQLELNWPKSLEELKQLVQVESLTQKIKRISTGEIDVELGASLLERSPTIADEQTPALALNIKSLPLIDIGKTTLRLAPQAEFPAYQLVMDKLSLNHQAELTTAFSSPEGEPLAQLAATLGNEQWRLKSELNIAPLLENLHQIGLRQTQGSILSQLTLWDQQWQQLGIGLSGQLSSESTMTLASGEITSHHRIQQPSISLSHFADLTLAPQPALGFELSGSLASLNLTLEPFRLALTPNAAQHTQLLAVLNQSLQLSDENSQALLTLLSGLKSTEAPVGLAFSMTAPLHYALASQANTHEPIALPAFELTTLGSKLETRISLQDIQLTPTPDAWKVASRWQLALTQTTPLTLRELWHAAPQDLSWGAGMLQTAGHISVAQSAQGLNWQISTAPVTSDSNVSSDTLQFALEDLQLQQTAQAAEHQTKQTQLSLGSIQLNAKAPMAASATPLATKDTTGAQSTEFALNLPPLSLALSHLRVSQAVENLTGNNNSNSAAAVQSSRNDISLKAFSLETSKAMTLDYSSLQSIENAIQSSQLSNQVNWQAQQLLIEKQLSAKGRTRKQTVLKLDNLALAQTLNWQNQRLHGHEQWQVGTVELQSDHQLQLAAPHKPLLLTGQWVVDTSMTEALSLLNQTQPLPAELNVTGHNQLQAQFKLTHEPEQTQFAMQITQSMTELEGFYQDTTFEGGKLQAQCEFTWGQSYKAPQAPGYFSSLSRLNCPQTMMTFNLFDPGFPLTDIEVEADIVLAKDAEKLPDNWLQQLTGLSDTDVSMTAKGKVLSGQFLLPDFNLKLQDKSHAYLLLQGMSLEEVLRIQPQIGIYADGIFDGVLPVDLVDGKVSISGGQLAARAPGGLIAISGNPAVDQMRQSQPYLDFVFSALEHLEYSQLSSSFDMDQTGDANLLVEVKGRSRGIERPIHLNYSHEENMLQLFRSLQIGNDLQDRIEKSVK, via the coding sequence ATGGTTAACACGCCGACATCGCCAGATCAGGAGACTGCCGAGCACGCGCATCAGGCGATGCCTCAAGAAGCGACTGCGGCCGCAGCGCCAGATTCGGCGGCGTACCGCCGCAGCTCTACACTCAAAAAGCGCTTAAAACAAAGCCTGATTGCCACCACTGTGGCCGGCCTGTTAGCTGGCGCGGCGCTAACCATTTGGATAATAAACAGTCAAACCGAAGCCCTGATCCTTCGCGTCGCGAATTATGCCTTAAGCGGCATGGACGGTGAGCTTAGCGATATTCGTTTAGGCCCCATGGGCTTAGAACATTGGCACATTCGCTCTGCGAGCCTGCGTGTACATGACTCGCATTTAGTGATCAATAATCTGGATATTCAGCTTGAACTCAACTGGCCCAAAAGCCTTGAAGAACTTAAGCAACTTGTCCAAGTTGAGAGCTTGACTCAAAAAATCAAGCGCATTAGCACGGGCGAGATAGACGTTGAACTCGGCGCATCGCTGCTGGAGCGAAGCCCCACCATCGCCGATGAACAAACGCCAGCGTTGGCGTTAAATATCAAATCCTTACCTTTAATTGATATAGGTAAAACCACGCTCAGATTAGCGCCGCAGGCAGAGTTTCCTGCCTATCAACTGGTGATGGATAAACTCAGCCTGAATCATCAAGCTGAATTAACCACAGCCTTTAGCAGCCCTGAGGGTGAACCGTTAGCCCAGCTTGCCGCGACGCTTGGCAACGAACAATGGCGCTTGAAGAGCGAACTGAATATCGCGCCGCTACTGGAAAACCTGCATCAAATTGGCCTGCGCCAAACCCAAGGGAGCATCCTCAGCCAATTAACCCTGTGGGATCAACAGTGGCAACAACTTGGGATAGGATTAAGTGGGCAACTCAGTTCTGAGAGCACGATGACACTCGCCAGTGGCGAAATAACAAGCCACCACCGCATTCAGCAGCCCAGCATCAGCTTAAGCCATTTTGCCGACTTAACGCTCGCGCCGCAGCCTGCTTTGGGGTTTGAGCTTAGTGGATCACTTGCTTCACTTAATCTCACCCTCGAGCCATTTCGTCTTGCGCTCACACCCAATGCCGCACAGCACACGCAGCTATTAGCGGTGCTTAATCAGTCTCTGCAATTGAGCGATGAAAACTCTCAAGCGCTCCTTACCCTGCTGTCGGGGCTCAAAAGCACCGAGGCGCCCGTGGGCCTTGCCTTTTCGATGACAGCGCCACTGCACTATGCACTGGCATCTCAGGCGAACACCCATGAACCCATAGCGCTGCCCGCATTCGAGTTAACCACCCTAGGCAGTAAGCTTGAGACGCGTATTAGCTTACAAGATATCCAGTTAACGCCCACGCCAGATGCTTGGAAGGTCGCGAGCCGCTGGCAACTGGCGCTTACGCAAACGACCCCGCTGACACTGCGGGAGCTTTGGCATGCAGCCCCGCAGGATCTCAGTTGGGGAGCGGGAATGCTGCAAACAGCAGGTCATATCAGTGTTGCTCAGTCAGCTCAAGGACTGAATTGGCAAATCAGCACAGCGCCAGTGACGAGTGACTCGAATGTCTCAAGCGATACCTTACAATTTGCACTTGAAGATCTGCAGCTACAGCAAACTGCGCAAGCCGCCGAGCATCAAACTAAACAAACGCAGTTAAGCCTTGGCAGTATTCAGCTCAACGCTAAGGCCCCCATGGCCGCGAGTGCAACCCCGTTAGCGACTAAGGATACGACTGGCGCGCAATCGACCGAGTTTGCCTTGAATCTGCCGCCATTATCACTCGCCCTGTCGCACTTGCGCGTGAGCCAAGCGGTAGAGAATCTTACTGGCAACAACAACAGCAACAGCGCCGCCGCAGTGCAGAGCAGTCGCAACGATATTAGCCTCAAGGCGTTCTCCCTTGAGACATCAAAGGCGATGACCCTCGATTACTCCTCGTTGCAATCCATTGAAAATGCTATCCAATCGAGTCAGTTGAGTAATCAAGTGAACTGGCAAGCGCAGCAACTCTTGATTGAAAAGCAGCTCAGCGCCAAAGGCCGCACACGTAAACAGACTGTGCTTAAACTGGATAATTTGGCACTCGCGCAGACGTTAAACTGGCAAAACCAACGTCTTCACGGCCATGAACAGTGGCAAGTCGGCACGGTTGAGCTGCAAAGCGACCATCAATTACAGTTAGCCGCGCCTCATAAACCACTGCTATTAACGGGCCAATGGGTTGTCGATACCAGCATGACAGAAGCGCTATCTTTGCTGAATCAAACCCAGCCCTTGCCCGCTGAGTTAAATGTGACAGGCCATAACCAATTACAGGCACAATTTAAGCTGACACATGAGCCAGAACAGACTCAATTTGCCATGCAAATTACCCAGTCGATGACAGAGCTGGAAGGTTTTTATCAAGACACGACCTTTGAAGGCGGGAAATTACAGGCCCAATGCGAGTTCACTTGGGGGCAATCCTATAAGGCGCCGCAAGCGCCAGGCTATTTCAGCAGTTTAAGCCGACTGAACTGCCCGCAGACCATGATGACCTTTAACTTGTTCGATCCCGGCTTTCCCTTGACCGATATCGAAGTGGAGGCCGATATTGTCCTCGCCAAGGATGCCGAAAAGCTTCCCGACAATTGGCTGCAACAACTCACGGGCTTGAGTGATACCGACGTGTCGATGACCGCCAAGGGCAAAGTATTGAGCGGCCAGTTTTTACTGCCTGATTTTAATTTAAAATTGCAGGACAAATCCCACGCCTATCTATTATTGCAGGGCATGAGCCTTGAGGAAGTACTGCGCATTCAGCCGCAAATTGGTATCTATGCCGATGGAATTTTCGATGGTGTATTACCCGTGGATTTGGTCGATGGCAAAGTCTCGATCAGCGGTGGCCAGTTGGCGGCCCGTGCGCCCGGTGGCCTTATTGCGATTTCAGGCAATCCGGCGGTCGATCAAATGCGTCAATCGCAGCCTTATCTCGACTTTGTATTTTCGGCACTAGAACATTTAGAATACAGCCAGTTATCCAGTAGTTTCGATATGGATCAAACCGGCGATGCCAACCTCTTAGTGGAAGTCAAAGGCCGCAGCCGAGGGATTGAACGCCCCATCCACTTGAATTACTCTCATGAAGAGAACATGCTGCAATTATTCAGGAGTCTTCAGATTGGTAACGATCTGCAGGACAGAATCGAAAAATCCGTGAAGTAA